Proteins from a genomic interval of Quercus lobata isolate SW786 chromosome 11, ValleyOak3.0 Primary Assembly, whole genome shotgun sequence:
- the LOC115968833 gene encoding vacuolar iron transporter homolog 4-like yields MAAATHNQLSNNSLEIPIYANDIMDSKHCQKIEEGENVDYFQRAQWLRAAVLGANDGLVSVASLMMGVGSVKEDIKPMLLAGFAGLFAGACSMAIGEFVSVYTQRDIEVAQIKRENSMKVGGENEEEGEKENLPNPFQAAFASVLAFSAGAVMPLLAAAFIKPHKVRLGVLILVASLALVVFGIVGAVLGKTPKVKSSIRVLVGGWVAMAITFGLTKLIGSNGLQM; encoded by the coding sequence ATGGCTGCTGCAACTCACAACCAACTCTCAAATAACAGCTTAGAAATTCCTATTTATGCAAATGATATTATGGACTCAAAACATTGCCAGAAGATTGAAGAAGGTGAAAATGTTGATTACTTTCAAAGGGCACAGTGGCTTCGAGCTGCTGTATTGGGAGCCAATGATGGGCTTGTTTCTGTTGCATCGTTAATGATGGGTGTTGGGTCCGTTAAAGAAGACATTAAACCCATGCTCCTTGCTGGTTTTGCAGGTTTATTTGCAGGGGCTTGCAGTATGGCAATTGGGGAGTTTGTGTCTGTGTACACCCAGAGGGACATAGAAGTGGcacaaataaagagagagaactcAATGAAAGTTGGAGGAGAGAATGAAGAAGAGGGTGAGAAGGAGAACCTTCCAAATCCTTTTCAAGCAGCTTTTGCATCAGTCCTTGCATTTTCAGCAGGTGCAGTAATGCCATTATTGGCAGCTGCATTTATAAAGCCACATAAAGTAAGACTGGGTGTCCTAATTTTAGTGGCTAGCTTGGCCCTGGTTGTTTTTGGAATTGTAGGAGCAGTGTTAGGGAAGACTCCAAAGGTGAAGTCTAGCATTAGGGTTCTTGTTGGAGGCTGGGTGGCAATGGCAATCACCTTTGGGCTGACCAAATTAATTGGCTCCAATGGACTGCAAATgtga